The region CTGAACGTCGGGGACCTCGCCATCGCAATCGGTGCCCCTCTGGGGCTTTCAGGAACGGTCACCGACGGGATCATCAGCGCCCTGAACCGCAGCATCACCGTCGCCTCCTCCGCGCCCGCGAACCCGCAGGACTCCTCCCCACAGCAGACACCGAACTGGCTCTTCGACCAGAACGGGCAGACCCAGACCTCGCGTTCCACCATCGCTTTGCCCGTCATCCAGACCGACGCGGCCATCAACCCCGGCAACTCCGGAGGGGCGCTCCTCAACGCTCAAGGCGACCTGATCGGCATCAACGTCGCCATCGCCAACGCCAGCAAGACCTCCTCGCAGACTGGGAACATCGGTGTCGGCTTCGCGATCCCCTCCGACCTCGTGCAGCGGATCAGCAGCGAGATCATCGCCACCGGCACCGCATCGCACGCCCTGCTCGGAGCGACCGTCGGCGACGCCACCGCCGACGCATCCGCCACCGTCGCCGGAGCGGTCATCAAGTCAGTGACCACCCAGGGTGCCGCCACGCAAGCAGGCCTGCAGGCCGGGGACGTCATCACCGGGCTGGACACCATCCCCATCACGAGCGCTGACGACCTCACCGCACAGATCAGAGCACACGCACCCGCCGACACGGTCACCGTGCACTACGTCCGTGGCGGGCAACAGGCCACCACGACGGTCACCCTCGGCACACTCGGAGGCTGAAAATGCGCACCATCGTGCACGACCCCGACCGCATCCTTCCCCGTCGCCTTCTCGAGTCCTGGGAAGGGGCGCGGCCCGTGGCGGATCTGGAGGATGTCACGGCCACGCTCGGCGACGACGCGGTACTGGTGGTCGCCGCCCCCAGCAGCCGATGCGCCGACGTCTGCCGACAACTGCGCAAAATAGACGACTTTGTCCCTCTCCTCGCGGTCGTGGACACAGTCGACACCGACATCAGGATCGGATGTCTGCTCGCCGGCGCCGACGACGTTCTTCCCGTCGATGCCGAGCCCTCGGAGTGGAGACTGAGGCTGAAGGCGCTCGCCCGACGGCGAGGAGTCCCATGGCTGTGACCGGACGCGGTCCCACACCCATCCGCCATCGCCGTGCATCGCGCCGTACGCCGTGGCTGGTGCTCGTGCGATGGATGGCGATCGGGGCAGCCGTGATCGTCGCGGCGACCGTCGGCGTCGTGGGTGTAGCCGTCGCGTCGCTGTCACAGCAACTCAGCGATAACGCCGTTGACCTCGGCACCACGCCGACGGTCGCCCCGCCCTTGCTCGGCCCCTACCCAGGAGGATTCAACCTGCTGGTCGTGGGCACCGACAACGATCCCAACCAAGCCGACAGCTACGGGGCCCGATCAGCGACGCTGAACGACGTCACCATCCTCGTGCACGTCGCCTCCGACCATCAGTCCGCGACGATCGTCAGTCTTCCCCGCGACCTCGTCATTGCCCAACCCGCGTGCGTCGACCCCGCCACCGGGACCACCGCGTCCGCCGTGTCGGCCAGACCGCTGAACGAGGCGTGGGGCAGAGGAGGGCTGGCCTGCGTCGCTGCGACCGTGTCCGATCTGACCGGGATGAGCATCCCCTACGCGGCCGCAACGTCCTTCGCCGGCGTGGTGAACATCACCGACGCGATCGGAGGAGTGGACGTGTGCCTGACCGGGCCGATCACCGACCCGTACTCAGGCCTGGACCTCCCCGCGGGCCACAGCATCATCCAGGGCGACACGGCGTTGGCCTTCCTCCGATCCCGGCATGGCATCGGTGATGGCAGCGACCTGTCCCGCATCGGCAGTCAACAGCAATACCTCGCCTCCCTCGTACGGACCGTGAAAAGCCAGAGCACCCTCACCGACGTCACTAAAGTCTTCGGGCTCGCGCAGGCCGCGGCGCAGAACATTCGCCCCTCCACGTCGCTGCAGAGCGTCGACGCGATCACCTCCCTGGCCCTCACCCTCAAAGACGTCGATACCAGCCGGATCGCATTCGTGTCCTACCCGGTGACCACCTACGTCAACGACTCCAATAAGGTCCAACCCGCGCAAGCGACCGCTGATCAGCTGTTCTTGGCGATCAAGAACGATCAGTCCATCTCCCTTTCCGGTGGCACCACCGCCACCGGGTCCACCGCCATCCCACCCGCTGCTGGTGCCCCGACCCCACCGAGCACCAACACGCCAGCTGCCGACGCGCCCCCGGCGACGGCAGTGCAGGGAATCACTGGCCAGACCGCCGACGAGCAGACATGCGCCGACCCCTTCTTCGGGTGACCCTGCAATCCTGAGAGGACTCTCATGACCACACCCCGAGCATCGTGAGCGGGCCCGCGTACGGTCGAAAGATGACTCCTGACCCTCATGGCCGCAACCATCCCGTCGGGAACGAAAGCGCGTCTGAGCCTCGCCGGGGAGTCCTAGCCGCACTGGACTGGACCGCGGCTCGCCTCGGTCCTCATGGCGCTCTGATCGTGCTACTGGCGGTCGGGCTCGCTCTGGCAGTCCTGCTCGTCGTGGGCGCCGCGCAGGTCTACGACAACGTCACCGACGCCAACGGTATCGCGGGCCTGGACCAGCCTCTGCTGCAGCTAGCGATCTCGCTGCGTTCGCCCGCGGCCGACGCCATCGTCACCGGGTACACAGAGATCGCGGGCCCGATCGGAATGCCGATCATCGCTGTCCTGGCGTTGATGATCCTCGCGATCAGACGTCGGTCCTGGACCCCGGTCATCGTCATCGCCTCCGCAAGTCTGGGATCGCTGGCCATGACGATTGCAGGCAAGAACTTCATCGGTCGCGTCCGTCCCCCACTCAGCGACGCCGTGCCTCCGTTCGAATACTCGCCCTCTTTCCCCAGCGGACACACCCTCAACGCCGTCGTCGTCGCCGGCGCGATCGCCTACCTCCTCGTCGTGAACCAGACACGACGATCGGCCAAGGTGCTGACCATCAGCATCGCGGCCGGGTTCGCTCTCACCATCGGACTCTCCCGCGTGTTCCTCGGCCCCACTGGTTCACCGACGTCGTTGCAGGGTGGATCCTCGGCGCTGCATGGCTGACCATCGTGATCACCGCCCACCGGCTCTTCCTCTATATCCAGACCCGGCACCGTGCCCGGAGGGCGCGGGCGTCGAAGACTAGCTGACCAGGGTCGCGGTGAGGCGGCTCAACGGCTCAGACAGAGAGTTCACGCCGTCTGCTAGCTCCTTCACCTGCGCCGGCGTCAGATCGGTGTACGACGCGAACCCCGACTGCAAGTTCCCGTACCGCGACAGAGTGGCCTCCAGCTCAGCGAACCGCTGATCCAAGGTGGCGACCAGCGCCGGATCCTTCCCCGCCGCGATATCACGGACGCCCTCATAGGCTACGCGGGCGCCTTCGAGGTTGGCCTGGAAGTCCCACAGGTCGGTGTGTGACCAGATCTCCTCCTCACCGGTGATCTTGCCGCTGGCGACCTCCTCCAGCAGCGCGATCGCGCCATTGGAGATCGCGTCGATGCTGAGCGTGTAGCTCGGATCGTTCACCGCATCGGCGAGAGCCTGCGTGTCTGCGACGAGCCGGTCGGCATACGACGATCGTTCCGCGGCGGTCAGTGCGACGTAGGTCACGCCGCCGTTGTCGGCTGCGGCCGGGGGGAACAGGTCCTTCTCGATCCGGTGCCATCCGGTCCACGCCTCGCCCTGAGCAACGTCGGCCTCGCGGGCATCCAATGCCGGGTCGATGTCGCTGAAGGAAGACGCTACCGGTTCGATGCGCTCGTAGTTGGCCCGCACACGCGGATACAGCGCCTGTGCCGTGGCGACGTCTCCCGCCGCATAGGCGGTGGCGAGATCCTGTGTGCCCACCACGAGTTGCGCGACCTGGTCCTTGACGTAGGCGACGTAGTTCGCCGCCGCGGCATCGACCTGCTCCTGCAGGGTCCCGGGCAGCTGCACCGTGTCACCGGTGACGGTGAACACGGTCTTGCCGATGCCGTCACCGACCATGCCGGGCTTGCAGACGGTGAAGTAGTCGCCCGGCTGCGCCTGGACGACTAGGTCGCGGGAGATCCCGGGACCAATGTTCTCGATCTCCCCGACGATGCGGAGCCCGTCGTCGGCGAGGAGATAGAACTCCGTCACCTGATCGCCGCTGTTGGTCACGGTGAAGGTCACCGGGCCACTCGGCGCGGAGGCAGCGCCGACCGCGCAGTCGGTGCTCGAGCTGGTCACGGCGATCCCTCCACCGGCCGAGCCTCCGGCGGGGGTGTTGGCTACGCACCCCGCCAGGACGACGCCGGTCAGGGCGATCGGGGCGACGGCGAGGCGGCGGAAGGGCGTGCGTGCGGTCATGCGGCGACTTTCTCGGGAGCGGAGGATCGGGCTACCGCGCGAGCACGGCTGTTCCGCCGGACCGTGCGCAGGAAAAAGAACATGGTCGGAACGAAGTACAGCAGCCACACGGTCAGCTCCAGCCAGGTGGTCGCCGGTGAGAAGTTCACGGTCCCCTTCAACAGCGTCCCGTACCAGCTGTCGGGCGGGATGACCGAGCTGACGTCGAAGGCGAGATCGTGCAGCCCGGGGAGGATGCCGCCCTCCTGGAGGTCGTGGATGCCGTAGGACAGGACCCCGGCGGCGAGCACGATCAGGAACGCGCCCGACCAGGCGAAGAACTTCGCCAGGTTCACCTTCACCATGCCGCGGTAGATGACGTAGCCCAGCACGACAGCGGTGGCGATTCCCAGGGCCGCGCCGACTAGTGGGAGGCTGTTCGAGCCCACCGATTGCACGGCGGCCCAGATGAACAGCGCCGTCTCGATCCCTTCGCGTCCGACTGCGAAGAACGCCACGATCACCAGGCTCCAGGCGGATGCGGCGACCGCGCGATCGATCTCACCGTGGAGAGTGCCGCGCATGTTCTGAGACGTGCGGAGCATCCAGAACACCATCCACGTCACGAACCCCGTGGCGATGATCGACAGGCCCCCGCCGATCGCCTCCTTCGCGCCGAAGCTCAGCCCGTAGGTCCCGAAGGTGAGAATGGCGCCCAGTCCCAGCGAGATCGCGATCGCGATGCCGACGCCGATCCAGATGCGCGAGGCGAGGCCCGGACGATCGAGGCGCTTGATGTACGACAGCAGGATGCCCACCACCAGGGCCGCCTCGAGACCTTCGCGGAGGCCGATCAGGTAGTTCGCGAACATGCGGAGGACATCGCTTTCACTGGGGGAGGGAAGGTTAGGCAAACCAATCTTCACCGACGGCGTCGCGCTGAACCCA is a window of Cnuibacter physcomitrellae DNA encoding:
- the efeO gene encoding iron uptake system protein EfeO, with the translated sequence MTARTPFRRLAVAPIALTGVVLAGCVANTPAGGSAGGGIAVTSSSTDCAVGAASAPSGPVTFTVTNSGDQVTEFYLLADDGLRIVGEIENIGPGISRDLVVQAQPGDYFTVCKPGMVGDGIGKTVFTVTGDTVQLPGTLQEQVDAAAANYVAYVKDQVAQLVVGTQDLATAYAAGDVATAQALYPRVRANYERIEPVASSFSDIDPALDAREADVAQGEAWTGWHRIEKDLFPPAAADNGGVTYVALTAAERSSYADRLVADTQALADAVNDPSYTLSIDAISNGAIALLEEVASGKITGEEEIWSHTDLWDFQANLEGARVAYEGVRDIAAGKDPALVATLDQRFAELEATLSRYGNLQSGFASYTDLTPAQVKELADGVNSLSEPLSRLTATLVS
- a CDS encoding LCP family protein, with the translated sequence MAVTGRGPTPIRHRRASRRTPWLVLVRWMAIGAAVIVAATVGVVGVAVASLSQQLSDNAVDLGTTPTVAPPLLGPYPGGFNLLVVGTDNDPNQADSYGARSATLNDVTILVHVASDHQSATIVSLPRDLVIAQPACVDPATGTTASAVSARPLNEAWGRGGLACVAATVSDLTGMSIPYAAATSFAGVVNITDAIGGVDVCLTGPITDPYSGLDLPAGHSIIQGDTALAFLRSRHGIGDGSDLSRIGSQQQYLASLVRTVKSQSTLTDVTKVFGLAQAAAQNIRPSTSLQSVDAITSLALTLKDVDTSRIAFVSYPVTTYVNDSNKVQPAQATADQLFLAIKNDQSISLSGGTTATGSTAIPPAAGAPTPPSTNTPAADAPPATAVQGITGQTADEQTCADPFFG
- a CDS encoding phosphatase PAP2 family protein gives rise to the protein MLLAVGLALAVLLVVGAAQVYDNVTDANGIAGLDQPLLQLAISLRSPAADAIVTGYTEIAGPIGMPIIAVLALMILAIRRRSWTPVIVIASASLGSLAMTIAGKNFIGRVRPPLSDAVPPFEYSPSFPSGHTLNAVVVAGAIAYLLVVNQTRRSAKVLTISIAAGFALTIGLSRVFLGPTGSPTSLQGGSSALHG
- a CDS encoding S1C family serine protease, translating into AGLPQPSRLRTRTHHRCSGSMNITKEASGEPGQAPILSPDGYVVTNTHVVTLDGASGNTSIRVTDVAGRLYDATVVGTDPTADLAVIKLTSATDLTPATFASSADLNVGDLAIAIGAPLGLSGTVTDGIISALNRSITVASSAPANPQDSSPQQTPNWLFDQNGQTQTSRSTIALPVIQTDAAINPGNSGGALLNAQGDLIGINVAIANASKTSSQTGNIGVGFAIPSDLVQRISSEIIATGTASHALLGATVGDATADASATVAGAVIKSVTTQGAATQAGLQAGDVITGLDTIPITSADDLTAQIRAHAPADTVTVHYVRGGQQATTTVTLGTLGG
- the efeU gene encoding iron uptake transporter permease EfeU, which codes for MFANYLIGLREGLEAALVVGILLSYIKRLDRPGLASRIWIGVGIAIAISLGLGAILTFGTYGLSFGAKEAIGGGLSIIATGFVTWMVFWMLRTSQNMRGTLHGEIDRAVAASAWSLVIVAFFAVGREGIETALFIWAAVQSVGSNSLPLVGAALGIATAVVLGYVIYRGMVKVNLAKFFAWSGAFLIVLAAGVLSYGIHDLQEGGILPGLHDLAFDVSSVIPPDSWYGTLLKGTVNFSPATTWLELTVWLLYFVPTMFFFLRTVRRNSRARAVARSSAPEKVAA